In Drosophila teissieri strain GT53w chromosome 2R, Prin_Dtei_1.1, whole genome shotgun sequence, the following proteins share a genomic window:
- the LOC122612572 gene encoding uncharacterized protein LOC122612572 isoform X2: MATTPTAGPAAAPATSSTPQNYKVPSTSKISVDKLLRVGYYELEKTIGKGNFAVVKLATNIVTKTKVAIKIIDKTCLNEEYLSKTFREIAILKSLRHPHITRLYEVMESQSMIYLVTEYAPNGEIFDHLVANGRMKEPEAARVFTQLVSAVHYCHLRGVVHRDLKAENVLLDKDMNIKLADFGFSNYYDEGATLRTWCGSPPYAAPEVFQGLEYDGPKSDIWSLGVVLYALVCGALPFDGKTILELKSRVVLGKFRIPFFMSQECEQLIRNMLVVEPDRRYTIKQIIKHRWLSEWQSEMQEEERFGDMSCAPGSGTVSKSASTSSLGSASDSAPQLDSVVMTHMLQLPGLTADMIAQSVHEQRFDNIYAIYNLLHDKLQQRRRENQRLQHHASLAYSRSRKTSITTGVVDRSEPVKQESLDRLSPLSNANASSTALGFGWSDVAVDLEKYGEFELECLARSNDPPANAQHLSAHAGGGVNGANTRRHTVGPGDVAHEQALANPHVPPIDFKCPPQCSDPAQPVPYYPVNLPMLQNQPLHNLTIKDQHLLKPPVVMGASSFGRRASDGGANLHIYYPATGTVVVPAQGQQMDTAGYYINPNCGTDPLAVQELSPLNEQSVAQMQCCQENATGECNEELQSYMQKRGGTQRHTVGCTEDLSVAHGSGPGSQAPTTSSNMRQRRTGLLTVTERPPVIPPELIREVESRMNRDYLPPTLKSLSQSPPNGTYPVGVALPMGMSKGLSPPHSLPLVAAAGGSVPLVAPNNRRIHRVIHSKLPTVQEGGRYSPVRRASEGSKSQFQGPLQECQSLQKGIAQRNFLVAPSPPLLENSISLPGSPIHGKPGMGLQLALRRGHDIEVPPEAIKNLMPALDRLVKEQRVSFEIANKIISTHVVPMDLAPLLGLAAHASSAAAVSGGHLDQSHFSHLQQQQQQHMLSFSVSPLSMPQGGAVNASLTSAKQMFGQPICGYTQYQPMTLALQPQHQQQLVGQFSSINLGASNSNSSSGCQSPVFSTSFSGSCSPNPYLPCAAGGSSPLHQITKGISGLSTGGAGGSITRGTSAASEGAAAAAAANQPLDLSMDVCGGVMDQQPTDYAATNWFMPTAAYYDMKPLNLSPAQPVRVVPTPPASPNLCIIQEENGNGQMCHTISTGTPYAGCTGGITPQICLTDVQGSEITLVALSSDNSRDSEDSLEQHTPVMSLQGLIITEPSSDMPSITRGIGRKASLDCESGAGSHCPVASSSSHATQAQSQAQTEAQCRRGSDKSLGFSDDSLSNDSNNLSPCQEPSASSGFKSDSHSEMGDHTECGHLTPDSMCDSRRMSDEMCYEVPLPHECSNLDSTRILEMVKQTIDSTMPPKGFVLHKGSISSEDSGAESRHSSASNASTSNPLACEAASLLASHSGYGEPTTNLSLEYSGGLQIELQVCEGRSRDHHGAGKGIKLRRISGDQFEYGKICQQLISTITMQQVAG; encoded by the exons GTGGCCATCAAGATCATAGACAAAACATGTCTGAACGAGGAGTACCTGAGCAAGACGTTCCGCGAGATAGCGATACTGAAGTCGCTGCGGCATCCCCACATCACCCGATTGTACGAGGTGATGGAGTCGCAGTCGATGATCTATCTGGTCACCGAGTATGCGCCCAATGGGGAGATCTTCGACCATCTGGTGGCCAATGGCAGGATGAAGGAGCCGGAGGCGGCACGCGTCTTCACCCAACTCGTTTCGGCCGTCCACTACTGCCACCTGCGGGGGGTGGTGCATCGCGATCTCAAGGCCGAGAATGTCCTCCTCGACAAGGACATGAACATCAAG CTTGCCGACTTTGGCTTCAGTAATTACTATGACGAGGGTGCCACCTTGAGAACTTGGTGCGGATCACCGCCCTACGCCGCTCCAGAGGTGTTCCAGGGCCTGGAATACGATGGACCCAAGTCGGATATCTGGAGTTTGGGCGTTGTGCTGTACGCGCTGGTTTGTGGAGCGTTGCCCTTCGATGGTAAGACCATCCTGGAGCTGAAAAGCCGCGTGGTGTTGGGCAAGTTTCGCATTCCCTTCTTTATGTCGCAAG AATGCGAGCAGCTAATCCGGAACATGCTGGTGGTGGAGCCTGATCGACGATACACCATCAAGCAGATCATCAAGCACCGCTGGCTCAGCGAGTGGCAGTCAGAgatgcaggaggaggagcgttTCGGCGACATGTCCTGTGCCCCCGGATCGGGAACAGTGTCCAAATCGGCGTCCACATCCTCACTGGGCAGTGCGTCGGACTCAGCGCCGCAACTGGACTCTGTGGTGATGACGCACATGCTCCAACTGCCTGGACTGACCGCCGACATGATAGCGCAGTCGGTGCATGAGCAGCGATTCGACAACATCTACGCCATTTACAACCTGCTGCATGACAAGCTGCAGCAACGGCGACGCGAAAACCAAAGACTGCAGCACCACGCCAGCCTAGCCTACTCCCGATCCCGTAAGACGAGCATCACGACGGGCGTGGTGGATCGCTCGGAGCCCGTCAAGCAGGAATCTCTGGACCGGCTCAGTCCGCTGAGCAATGCCAATGCCTCCAGCACAGCGTTGGGCTTTGGCTGGTCCGATGTCGCCGTGGATCTGGAGAAATATGGTGAATTTGAGCTGGAATGCCTGGCGCGATCAAATGAT CCTCCTGCTAATGCGCAGCATTTGAGTGCACATGCTGGTGGAGGCGTCAATGGAGCCAATACGCGACGCCATACGGTGGGTCCCGGAGATGTGGCCCACGAGCAGGCGCTGGCCAATCCCCATGTGCCGCCCATCGACTTCAAGTGTCCACCGCAGTGCAGCGATCCCGCTCAGCCAGTGCCCTACTACCCAGTCAATCTGCCCATGCTGCAGAACCAGCCCCTGCACAACCTCACTATCAAGGACCAGCATCTGCTCAAGCCGCCCGTCGTTATGGGAGCCA GCTCATTTGGGCGTCGTGCCTCAGACGGCGGGGCAAATCTACACATCTACTATCCCGCCACGGGTACCGTTGTGGTTCCAGCTCAGGGTCAGCAAATGGACACGGCCGGTTACTACATCAACCCGAATTGCGGCACAGATCCTTTGGCCGTGCAGGAGTTGTCACCGCTCAACGAACAGTCCGTGGCGCAGATGCAGTGCTGCCAGGAGAATGCCACCGGCGAGTGCAACGAGGAGCTGCAAAG ttatatGCAAAAGCGAGGAGGCACCCAGCGCCACACGGTGGGCTGCACGGAGGATCTCTCCGTAGCGCATGGATCCGGACCAGGATCCCAGGCGCCAACTACCTCCTCCAATATGCGGCAGCGGCGAACAGGACTGCTCACGGTCACCGAAAGGCCGCCAG TGATTCCACCCGAGTTAATTCGCGAGGTTGAGTCTCGCATGAACCGCGACTATCTGCCTCCCACCCTGAAATCTCTTAGTCAATCGCCCCCCAATGGCACCTAcccggtgggcgtggccctgcCCATGGGCATGTCGAAGGGCCTATCGCCGCCCCACTCGCTGCCCCTGGTAGCGGCCGCTGGTGGTTCCGTGCCCCTGGTGGCGCCCAACAATCGGCGCATCCATCGGGTGATCCACTCGAAGTTGCCCACCGTCCAGGAGGGTG GACGATACAGTCCAGTGCGTCGAGCCTCGGAGGGATCCAAGAGCCAGTTCCAAGGACCGCTGCAGGAATGCCAGTCCCTGCAGAAAGGTATTGCACAGAGAAACTTTTTGGTTGCACCCAGTCCGCCGCTTTTAGAAAATTCGATCAGTTTGCCAG GTTCGCCCATACATGGAAAACCTGGCATGGGCTTGCAGCTGGCTCTGCGTCGTGGCCATGACATTGAAGTACCTCCGGAAGCCATCAAGAATCTGATGCCCGCGCTGGATCGACTGGTTAAGGAGCAGCGTGTTAGCTTCGAAATAGCCAACAAAATAATCTCAACGCATGTGGTGCCGATGGACCTGGCTCCGCTCCTGGGACTGGCAGCTCATGCTTCGAGTGCGGCGGCGGTTAGTGGAGGTCATCTCGACCAGAGCCACTTCTCGcatctccagcagcagcagcaacagcacatGCTCAGCTTCAGTGTGTCGCCGCTCAGCATGCCGCAGGGCGGAGCTGTGAATGCCTCGCTGACCTCCGCCAAGCAGATGTTTGGTCAACCGATCTGTGGCTATACGCAGTATCAACCTATGACCCTGGCCCTGCAGccgcagcatcaacagcagctGGTTGGCCAGTTCAGCAGCATTAATTTGGGCGCCAGCAACTCGAACTCAAGCAGCGGCTGCCAGTCGCCGGTGTTTAGCACCAGCTTCAGCGGTAGTTGCTCTCCCAATCCATACCTGCCCTGTGCCGCCGGTGGCTCTTCACCGCTGCATCAGATCACCAAGGGCATCTCTGGTTTAAGTaccggtggtgctggtggttcCATCACCAGGGGCACTTCGGCCGCCAgcgaaggagcagcagcggccgcCGCTGCCAATCAACCTCTTGACTTGTCCATGGATGTTTGCGGCGGCGTGATGGACCAGCAGCCCACGGACTATGCAGCCACGAATTGGTTCATGCCCACGGCTGCGTACTACGACATGAAACCGCTTAACCTATCGCCCGCTCAACCTGTAAGGGTCGTGCCCACGCCGCCAGCTTCGCCCAATTTGTGCATCATTCAGGAGGAGAATGGGAACGGGCAGATGTGTCACACCATCAGCACGGGTACTCCATATGCGGGCTGTACGGGAGGAATTACGCCGCAGATATGCCTCACCGATGTCCAGGGCAGCGAGATCACTTTGGTGGCTCTATCCTCGGACAATAGTCGTGACAGTGAGGACTCCCTCGAGCAGCACACTCCAGTTATGTCACTGCAG GGGCTTATCATCACGGAGCCCAGCAGCGATATGCCTTCGATCACCAGGGGCATTGGACGTAAGGCCAGCCTAGACTGCGAATCGGGCGCTGGAAGTCATTGTCCAGTAGCCAGTAGCTCCTCCCATGCTACCCAAGCCCAATCCCAAGCTCAAACCGAAGCCCAATGCCGGCGGGGCAGTGACAAATCGCTTGGCTTCTCTGATGATTCACTAAGCAATGACTCGAATAACTTGTCGCCCTGCCAGGAGCCATCGGCCAGCTCTGGCTTCAAATCGGATTCCCACTCGGAGATGGGCGATCACACGGAATGTGGTCATCTAACGCCCGATTCCATGTGCGATTCGCGGCGCATGTCGGATGAGATGTGCTACGAAGTGCCGCTGCCACATGAGTGCTCCAATCTGGACTCCACACGCATTTTGGAGATGGTGAAGCAGACCATCGACTCGACAATGCCGCCCAAGGGCTTTGTCCTGCACAAGGGCAGCATCAGCTCGGAGGACAGTGGAGCGGAATCGCGCCATAGCAGTGCCTCAAATGCATCCACCTCTAATCCTCTGGCTTGCGAGGCGGCTTCCCTACTCGCCTCACACTCTGGATATGGCGAGCCAACCACAAATCTCAGTTTGGAGTACTCGGGGGGCCTGCAGATCGAGCTTCAAGTGTGCGAGGGACGCAGCCGGGATCACCATGGCGCCGGCAAAGGCATCAAGCTGCGTCGCATTTCCGGGGACCAGTTCGAGTACGGAAAGATATGCCAGCAGTTGATCAGCACCATCACCATGCAGCAGGTGGCAGGCTAA